Proteins co-encoded in one Leptospira levettii genomic window:
- a CDS encoding transmembrane 220 family protein — MKLFSLICIPIFFLFAYLQLNDPDPYLWFPLYAIVGILATVRFFRRLPRWVGTVLIPLYLVLSVFYMTEAPYFGMEVEEVRESLGLLIASVSLWVLVLKR; from the coding sequence ATGAAACTATTTTCCCTCATTTGTATTCCCATATTCTTTTTATTTGCTTACTTGCAATTGAACGATCCAGATCCGTATTTATGGTTTCCGCTCTATGCAATCGTAGGAATCCTTGCTACTGTTCGTTTTTTCCGTCGATTGCCAAGATGGGTGGGAACTGTTCTCATTCCCTTGTATTTGGTTCTATCAGTATTTTATATGACCGAAGCACCTTATTTTGGAATGGAAGTGGAAGAAGTGAGAGAAAGCCTCGGCCTACTCATCGCAAGTGTAAGCCTCTGGGTTCTGGTATTGAAACGATAA
- a CDS encoding PQQ-dependent sugar dehydrogenase, which yields MKIQILLSVSFFTVSLSSLACDDLGRKILKTFNKKYETDGKVLGSKPIFIGPDALRKQLSISLTEVVKVKEPTDIQFPPAESPFMFILEKAGDLILFDREKKTKRVLHKFPVITDSEEGLLGFTFHPNYPKEPKVYSHTVISSASKDMTVIAEWLVENPNSYESMVLKNERVLLQVEQPYPNHNGGQIGFGPDGYLYIGLGDGGWRADPKNNGQNPNTLLGSILRISPMPDVDGKKPYSIPKDNPFLGKQGFLPEIFAYGIRNPWKMSFSPDGRLIVADVGQDAYEEVDVILSGKNYGWNQTEGFHCFTDGCNPSLYQPPFYEYGREEGQSITGGYVYTGSSIPELKGKYVFGDFIQGKIWAIEVPKPGTNQKSTETIALGKWNLLIPTFGKDNDGEIFVADYQSGTIYKLGKP from the coding sequence ATGAAAATCCAAATCTTATTATCCGTGTCCTTTTTTACCGTATCCTTATCTTCTCTCGCTTGTGATGATTTAGGCAGAAAGATATTAAAAACATTCAATAAGAAATATGAAACAGATGGAAAGGTATTAGGATCCAAACCAATTTTTATTGGCCCCGATGCTCTCCGCAAACAACTATCGATTTCACTTACAGAAGTGGTGAAGGTCAAAGAACCAACCGACATTCAGTTTCCACCTGCCGAGAGTCCTTTTATGTTTATTTTGGAAAAAGCAGGGGACCTCATTCTTTTTGATAGAGAAAAAAAAACCAAACGAGTGTTACATAAATTTCCCGTCATCACAGATAGTGAGGAAGGTCTACTTGGTTTTACATTCCACCCGAATTATCCGAAAGAACCAAAGGTGTATTCCCATACGGTAATCTCTTCTGCAAGTAAAGATATGACAGTGATTGCTGAATGGTTAGTGGAAAATCCCAACTCATATGAATCCATGGTTCTAAAAAATGAACGTGTGTTATTGCAAGTAGAACAGCCATATCCAAACCATAATGGAGGCCAAATTGGTTTTGGGCCTGATGGGTATTTGTACATTGGTCTTGGAGATGGGGGATGGAGAGCCGATCCAAAAAACAACGGACAAAATCCAAACACCTTACTTGGTTCTATCTTACGCATTTCTCCCATGCCAGATGTCGATGGAAAAAAACCATATTCCATTCCTAAAGATAATCCTTTCCTTGGAAAACAAGGTTTTTTGCCTGAAATTTTTGCCTATGGGATTCGTAACCCTTGGAAGATGAGTTTTTCACCTGACGGTCGTTTGATTGTAGCTGATGTAGGACAAGATGCTTATGAAGAAGTAGATGTTATCCTTTCTGGAAAAAATTATGGATGGAACCAAACAGAAGGTTTTCATTGTTTTACAGATGGATGTAATCCCTCTTTGTACCAACCTCCATTTTATGAATATGGCCGTGAAGAAGGCCAATCCATTACGGGTGGGTATGTATATACAGGATCTTCTATTCCTGAATTAAAGGGAAAATACGTTTTTGGTGATTTTATCCAAGGAAAAATTTGGGCGATTGAAGTGCCAAAACCTGGAACCAACCAAAAGAGTACAGAAACCATTGCACTTGGAAAGTGGAACCTACTCATTCCAACCTTTGGCAAAGATAATGATGGTGAAATTTTTGTTGCTGATTACCAATCAGGAACCATTTACAAATTGGGAAAACCGTAA
- the rlmN gene encoding 23S rRNA (adenine(2503)-C(2))-methyltransferase RlmN, translating to MKEEIPVLKGKTKKELEEICVSLGLEKYRAAQIYTGIYKSRYTTIDQFTTLSKEVREKLKQHTSYPEIEIGRDLVSKDDGTRKFTFYVGENKEIEAVWIPSGDGGRKTICISSQIGCTLNCKFCATGLLEYKGNLHTWQILDQVLQVERLVGDRATNIVFMGMGEPMHNYFSVMKAAHILRDQDAFGLGALRITISTAGVTTGINRFIENKEPFNFAISLNHPNPNARSSVMDVNDKHPLEKLIDSAKRFTKELDRAITFEYVMIPDVNMGRDNAERLAKIARSVNKCKINVIPLNTDFTGWRRPTDDEVKEFVMHLKAKTTAPILNRRSPGRDINGACGMLALKGIRSETTK from the coding sequence ATGAAAGAGGAAATACCGGTTCTCAAAGGGAAAACCAAAAAAGAACTAGAAGAGATATGTGTTTCCTTAGGTCTTGAAAAATACCGAGCAGCACAGATTTATACAGGAATTTATAAGAGTCGTTATACGACGATTGACCAATTTACAACCCTCTCAAAAGAAGTTAGGGAAAAGTTAAAACAACATACTTCCTACCCCGAAATTGAAATTGGACGTGATCTGGTTTCCAAAGATGATGGGACTCGTAAGTTTACATTTTACGTAGGCGAAAACAAAGAGATTGAGGCGGTTTGGATTCCATCGGGAGACGGTGGGCGTAAAACCATTTGTATCTCTTCCCAAATCGGATGTACCCTCAATTGTAAATTTTGTGCCACTGGCCTTTTGGAATACAAAGGCAATTTACACACTTGGCAGATCCTTGACCAAGTCCTGCAAGTGGAACGACTTGTGGGAGACCGTGCCACAAACATCGTGTTTATGGGAATGGGGGAGCCCATGCACAATTATTTTTCAGTGATGAAAGCTGCCCATATCCTAAGAGACCAAGATGCTTTTGGACTTGGTGCCCTTCGGATCACGATTTCAACCGCTGGTGTGACAACGGGGATCAATCGTTTCATTGAGAACAAAGAACCTTTTAATTTTGCCATTTCACTGAACCATCCCAATCCCAATGCACGTTCTTCTGTGATGGATGTAAACGACAAACACCCCTTGGAGAAACTCATTGATTCAGCGAAACGTTTCACAAAGGAACTTGATCGGGCCATCACATTTGAATACGTGATGATCCCTGATGTAAACATGGGTCGAGACAATGCAGAACGACTCGCAAAAATTGCAAGGTCAGTGAACAAATGTAAAATCAACGTGATTCCGTTAAACACTGATTTTACGGGATGGCGTAGACCAACTGATGATGAAGTCAAAGAATTTGTAATGCATCTCAAAGCTAAAACGACTGCTCCCATCCTCAATCGCCGTAGTCCAGGTAGGGACATCAACGGTGCTTGTGGTATGTTAGCTCTCAAAGGAATTCGAAGTGAAACAACAAAGTAA
- a CDS encoding PaaI family thioesterase — protein MKSVAKKNLSFASSPDNADGLQLKITFDEDTKTAFGDYTCPEKYQGLPDQIHPGIISTILDEIMVKINEAMNFETTTGELTIRFLQPAKVNEPLHLRGWFVKKNKKIIENRAEIENEIGKIVARGKGKYIEAED, from the coding sequence ATGAAATCCGTTGCGAAAAAAAATCTCAGCTTTGCCTCCTCTCCGGACAATGCAGACGGGTTGCAGTTAAAAATCACATTCGATGAAGACACAAAAACTGCCTTCGGTGATTACACCTGCCCCGAAAAATACCAGGGTTTACCAGATCAAATCCATCCAGGGATTATCTCAACCATCCTTGATGAGATCATGGTCAAGATCAATGAAGCGATGAATTTCGAAACCACAACAGGGGAACTAACCATTCGTTTCCTACAACCTGCAAAGGTGAATGAACCTCTTCACTTACGTGGATGGTTTGTGAAAAAGAACAAAAAAATCATCGAAAACCGTGCTGAAATTGAAAATGAGATCGGCAAAATAGTGGCCCGCGGAAAAGGTAAATATATCGAAGCTGAAGACTGA
- a CDS encoding sterol desaturase family protein — translation MNSDAFMEYAFIVMVALIGIEIFVSYMKGKQFYRLNVLIADVSTGVIFALVGVVILLGALYVYDIIEKNYSLSALGYHFFPLTSPFQFSPSFVVNWHALGAWTFSVVLADFIYYWFHRHCHEINLFWATHVTHHSTQEMNLSVAFRGNGLQRIFEYMYFLVMALLGIPWAMFLLSHRILKVYQFVVHTRFIGKLGFLEEFMVTPSNHRVHHGTQRKYLDRNHGGIFIIWDRMFGSFEWETDEPIYGLTKPVNSFNPITVNLHVFKDLFFQIFKCKSIGDVFKTIFGPPGWKPTYLQTPDDVFKEPAYTEKYDPKPPMGVMVYVALQAAVLMAVGLVIWKVAKINLEQDMTMLGILSAVIIFSLFSIDRTMEMKRWSRRTEVVRNVLFIFAFVLTLLYSNIPNIAMFAIPLIGLSLVSLLWIIIKRKTFFDLSNISNTWY, via the coding sequence ATGAATAGCGATGCCTTTATGGAATACGCCTTTATCGTCATGGTCGCACTGATCGGGATTGAAATTTTTGTTTCTTATATGAAGGGCAAACAGTTTTACCGATTGAATGTTCTTATAGCGGATGTTAGCACAGGTGTGATCTTTGCACTTGTTGGGGTTGTCATCCTACTTGGGGCTTTATATGTTTACGACATCATTGAAAAGAATTACTCTTTATCTGCTCTTGGTTATCATTTTTTCCCTCTGACAAGTCCTTTCCAATTTTCACCAAGTTTTGTTGTGAATTGGCATGCACTCGGTGCCTGGACATTTTCTGTTGTGTTGGCTGATTTTATCTATTACTGGTTTCACAGACATTGCCATGAGATTAATCTTTTCTGGGCAACCCATGTCACCCACCATTCCACACAAGAAATGAACCTGTCCGTCGCTTTCCGAGGGAATGGATTACAACGAATTTTTGAATACATGTATTTCCTTGTGATGGCTCTCCTTGGTATCCCATGGGCGATGTTTTTACTCAGCCACAGGATATTAAAAGTGTACCAATTTGTGGTGCACACTCGTTTTATTGGGAAGTTAGGATTTTTAGAAGAGTTTATGGTGACCCCTTCCAACCACAGAGTCCACCACGGAACCCAAAGGAAATACCTAGACCGAAACCATGGTGGAATTTTTATCATTTGGGACAGAATGTTTGGCTCCTTTGAATGGGAAACCGACGAACCCATTTATGGTTTAACAAAACCTGTAAACTCATTTAACCCAATCACTGTCAACTTACACGTGTTTAAGGATCTGTTCTTTCAAATCTTCAAATGTAAGTCGATAGGAGATGTGTTTAAAACAATCTTTGGTCCTCCTGGTTGGAAACCAACTTACCTACAAACACCAGACGATGTATTCAAAGAACCAGCTTATACAGAAAAATATGATCCAAAACCACCAATGGGTGTAATGGTATATGTAGCGTTACAAGCAGCGGTTCTTATGGCAGTGGGACTTGTGATTTGGAAAGTAGCAAAAATCAACTTAGAACAAGATATGACAATGCTTGGTATTTTATCTGCAGTGATTATCTTTAGTTTGTTTTCCATTGATCGTACAATGGAAATGAAACGTTGGTCAAGAAGGACAGAAGTAGTGCGTAACGTACTTTTTATCTTTGCGTTTGTTCTCACCCTACTTTATTCCAACATTCCAAACATCGCGATGTTTGCGATCCCTCTCATTGGCCTTTCGCTTGTTTCCTTATTATGGATCATCATCAAACGAAAGACATTCTTTGATTTGAGTAATATTTCTAATACTTGGTATTAG
- a CDS encoding Cys-rich protein: MKQQSKWILVLCLVLFGNNCQDIVEQKCQLACEKFVTCTEEELKLTLAPDVKRTGRIQCMDGCTTHNSDILQCFDQEPNSCKGFGQCLVQIGTFE; this comes from the coding sequence GTGAAACAACAAAGTAAATGGATATTGGTTTTATGTTTGGTTTTGTTTGGTAACAATTGCCAAGACATAGTAGAACAAAAATGCCAATTAGCATGTGAAAAATTTGTCACATGTACAGAAGAAGAACTCAAACTTACTTTGGCACCTGATGTAAAACGCACAGGTAGGATCCAATGTATGGACGGATGTACCACTCATAATAGTGATATCCTCCAGTGTTTTGACCAAGAGCCAAATTCTTGTAAAGGATTCGGCCAATGTTTGGTACAAATAGGAACATTTGAATGA
- a CDS encoding LTA synthase family protein, giving the protein MKKLFTHVPFYIRFHLLLAGLGIVFLTIYRVAFFLMYSYRMNDKSFWIILKAFAKGARFDISVLCVLLGFSLVYSTFHFLNRNRWYRSVWRTIPVIFIILLLFLLIADLIYYENGNKHLGYEAFAYLGFEMLPLVGSAFSQNPFLFLLGLLIILGIGFGIYKIQSKFPYSHVNLHYKWAGLQFLIVLALLVLGIRGGIQTSPLRTSDAIITKETITNDLVLNPGFTVITDLKMTKVDDRHTMKLSDATSIVRKEVSYPGAEFISEEYPLLRKTNITSKKPLPHIVVIVLEGWTGKFIDIIGSGKVEGKVVTPFFNQLIRQGMFFKHFFASGGRTTNGLMALMGGIPDRPGLTAVRTPQILNRFSGLGNIAKTIGYQTLFVTGTDLSFNNKGSIMYHWGFDTLVGKQELEKNPEYKTGPWSYLDEASLDAMHKRLLNVSPEKPIVSVIHTGTTHYPYKVPDEKYRLFGKDTQDSEYLNVLHYADFALAEYMEKAKKAPYFKDTVFFFVSDHSHHRFLNYYEDRNVPLLIYAPGKIKPELREDVTSQLDLIPTILGFMEREVYFSVMGRDLRKVKGSSAYFAYGNIFGWIEDDFLYYQSVSGGQGETKTIKEPFVDLGLCYKDLSLCNKHAEKTKAYLNMGDELLKSNKLFPSESVLQSIKTNTKY; this is encoded by the coding sequence ATGAAAAAATTGTTTACCCATGTCCCTTTTTATATCCGTTTCCACCTGCTTCTTGCTGGACTCGGAATTGTTTTTTTAACCATTTACCGTGTCGCTTTTTTTCTGATGTATTCCTATCGGATGAATGATAAATCATTTTGGATCATTCTGAAAGCATTTGCAAAAGGTGCACGTTTTGATATTTCCGTCTTATGTGTGTTACTTGGATTTAGTCTTGTTTATTCAACATTTCATTTTCTAAATCGGAATCGGTGGTACAGATCTGTATGGAGGACAATTCCTGTTATCTTTATCATCTTACTTCTTTTTTTACTCATTGCCGATTTGATTTATTATGAGAATGGAAACAAACATTTGGGGTATGAAGCCTTTGCTTACTTAGGTTTCGAAATGTTACCACTAGTTGGATCTGCTTTTTCACAAAATCCATTTTTGTTTTTACTCGGTTTACTCATCATTTTGGGAATTGGATTTGGTATTTATAAAATCCAATCAAAATTTCCATACTCACATGTGAACTTACATTACAAATGGGCTGGTCTACAATTTCTAATTGTGTTGGCTTTACTTGTTCTTGGCATTCGAGGTGGAATCCAAACAAGTCCACTTCGTACAAGTGATGCCATTATCACAAAAGAAACGATTACCAATGATTTGGTTTTAAACCCTGGGTTTACGGTCATCACAGATCTCAAAATGACAAAAGTGGACGATCGGCATACGATGAAGTTATCGGATGCAACATCCATTGTCAGAAAGGAAGTTTCGTATCCAGGAGCTGAGTTTATTTCGGAAGAGTATCCTCTGCTTCGTAAAACAAATATCACTTCTAAAAAACCTTTACCTCATATTGTTGTCATCGTTCTCGAAGGTTGGACTGGAAAGTTCATTGATATCATTGGATCAGGGAAGGTGGAAGGAAAAGTAGTCACACCATTCTTCAACCAACTCATCCGCCAAGGAATGTTCTTTAAGCATTTTTTTGCAAGCGGCGGACGAACTACGAATGGACTGATGGCACTGATGGGAGGTATCCCCGACAGGCCAGGGCTCACTGCTGTCAGAACACCACAAATTCTTAACAGGTTTTCAGGCCTAGGAAACATTGCAAAAACTATAGGTTACCAAACTCTTTTTGTAACAGGAACAGATTTAAGCTTCAATAATAAGGGTAGTATCATGTACCACTGGGGTTTTGATACACTAGTTGGGAAACAAGAGTTGGAAAAAAATCCAGAATATAAAACTGGGCCTTGGAGTTACTTAGATGAAGCATCGCTTGATGCTATGCACAAACGTCTGTTAAATGTGAGTCCAGAAAAACCAATTGTTTCTGTGATCCATACAGGTACAACCCATTACCCATACAAAGTCCCAGATGAAAAATACCGTTTGTTTGGAAAAGACACTCAAGACAGCGAATACTTAAATGTTTTGCATTATGCTGACTTTGCACTTGCCGAATACATGGAAAAGGCCAAAAAAGCTCCTTATTTTAAAGACACTGTTTTCTTTTTTGTATCAGATCATAGCCACCATCGTTTCCTAAATTATTATGAAGATCGAAATGTCCCTCTCCTCATTTATGCTCCTGGCAAAATCAAACCAGAGTTAAGGGAAGATGTAACATCACAACTTGATCTAATTCCAACGATTCTTGGTTTTATGGAAAGAGAGGTATATTTCAGTGTGATGGGCCGAGATTTGCGAAAGGTAAAAGGATCCTCTGCTTACTTCGCATATGGAAATATCTTTGGTTGGATTGAGGATGATTTTTTATACTACCAATCAGTATCAGGCGGACAAGGGGAAACAAAAACCATCAAAGAACCATTTGTGGATCTAGGCCTTTGTTACAAAGATTTAAGTCTCTGTAACAAACATGCTGAGAAAACAAAAGCCTATTTGAATATGGGAGACGAACTCCTAAAGTCGAACAAATTGTTCCCTTCGGAGTCCGTTTTACAATCGATAAAAACTAATACCAAGTATTAG
- the sufB gene encoding Fe-S cluster assembly protein SufB, giving the protein MESTTNTEKPNVEFYKADNFPKGLTRKVVESISHIKNEPSWLCEFRLKAFEVYEQKPMPTWGFIPQFQINIDDYVHYVGSNQKKKKSWDEVDPEILRSFEKLGIPEHERKYLAGIETMNDSETIYANVKKELTDLGIIFCDIDTAIREYPELVREYLGTVVTIGDNKFSALNSCVFSGGSFAYIPKGVKTPMPLQAYFKVTAASSGQYERTLLIADEGAHLEYSEGCTSVQDKGTNFHTAVVELVAKKNSKIFYTTIQNWKKNMYNWTVKRGLCEEAAHITWTDCNIGANTIKYPGIILQGDHSTGDVLSLAFAGNGQVQDTGARIIHVGKNTRSNILAKGVALDGGINSYRGLVKFEPSSKGSYSHIKCDGLMMDNRSQSHAYPYNDVSGEEGTLNYEATVSKIDDDQLFYLQSRGMSEDDAKLLIINGFCEGVTKHLDVEYSVEMTKLIRMILEDGKVISET; this is encoded by the coding sequence ATGGAATCTACAACAAATACAGAAAAACCGAATGTCGAATTTTATAAGGCTGATAATTTTCCTAAAGGTTTGACACGTAAGGTTGTAGAGTCCATCTCCCATATTAAAAATGAACCGAGTTGGTTATGTGAGTTTCGTTTAAAAGCCTTTGAGGTGTATGAACAAAAACCAATGCCAACCTGGGGTTTTATCCCACAATTCCAAATCAACATTGATGATTATGTACATTATGTAGGTTCCAACCAGAAAAAGAAAAAATCATGGGATGAAGTGGATCCCGAAATTCTACGTAGTTTCGAAAAACTGGGAATCCCTGAACACGAACGGAAATACTTAGCAGGAATCGAGACAATGAACGATTCCGAAACCATTTATGCCAATGTCAAAAAGGAACTCACTGATTTGGGAATTATTTTTTGTGACATTGATACTGCCATCCGCGAATACCCAGAACTCGTTCGCGAGTATTTGGGAACTGTTGTTACCATTGGTGATAATAAATTCTCAGCCCTCAACTCTTGTGTTTTTAGTGGTGGGTCATTTGCTTACATTCCGAAAGGAGTGAAAACTCCTATGCCGCTTCAGGCATATTTCAAAGTAACAGCTGCTAGTTCTGGACAATACGAACGCACTCTTCTCATTGCAGATGAAGGTGCCCATTTGGAATACAGTGAAGGTTGTACTTCTGTCCAAGATAAGGGTACGAATTTCCACACAGCTGTTGTGGAACTGGTTGCTAAAAAGAATTCTAAAATCTTCTATACCACCATCCAAAACTGGAAAAAGAATATGTATAATTGGACAGTGAAACGTGGGCTATGCGAAGAGGCAGCTCACATCACATGGACTGATTGTAATATTGGCGCCAATACCATCAAATACCCAGGGATCATCTTACAAGGGGATCATTCCACGGGAGATGTACTTTCACTCGCATTTGCTGGGAATGGCCAAGTGCAAGACACGGGGGCCCGGATCATCCATGTGGGAAAAAACACAAGGTCCAATATTTTAGCAAAAGGGGTTGCCCTTGACGGAGGGATCAATTCTTACCGAGGTCTAGTTAAATTTGAACCATCCAGTAAAGGATCGTACAGCCACATCAAATGTGATGGTCTTATGATGGACAACCGTTCCCAGTCTCATGCTTATCCATACAACGATGTGTCAGGGGAAGAGGGAACTCTCAACTACGAAGCAACTGTTTCCAAAATTGATGATGACCAATTGTTTTACCTTCAGTCTCGCGGAATGTCAGAAGACGATGCAAAACTACTCATCATCAATGGCTTTTGTGAAGGGGTCACCAAACACTTAGATGTAGAATATTCGGTTGAGATGACAAAACTCATTCGAATGATCCTGGAAGACGGAAAAGTCATCTCCGAAACTTAA
- a CDS encoding ATP-binding cassette domain-containing protein: MSSFLSVHNLTFQFESQSEPLFQNLNLHFTTGWTGIVGKNGSGKSTLAKIICGEIETAKGIVLGNESVTFLSQGTEITSDGLQEFLYDEDQEFGYWKNLLQVKFESMDHYSTLSFGEKRRLLLAMVLSKQSDVLVLDEPTNHLDFYSAKIIRESLLLYKGIGILISHDRDLLDGVVNSCVFLEKNFVSQRNGNYSAGKIELEREKGERLHDWEIVKRERKKLDAELKRRREVAKLSHIHRSKKGLDLHDHDARHKINLARVSGKDGQAGRLKNQIETRTEHSKKREIEIGKTLPEKETIGIDWLSTPYKKSHLCLLDGGNLDLGFLQLSLEKNLDIQSHDRISITGKNGVGKSTLLLYLANQLQKKGISTFYLPQEFSNEEVFQLYNEFQNLSDIKRAKVLSSLHRLGSDPKRFAESESLSPGECKKLYLSLHLEESFEVMLLDEPTNHLDLKSVEALEVSLGRFPKALLVVSHDRRFVETVTTREWVLENFRLTEKHLDRI, encoded by the coding sequence ATGTCTAGTTTTCTTTCCGTTCACAACCTTACATTCCAATTCGAATCTCAATCGGAACCATTGTTCCAAAACCTGAACCTTCATTTTACTACAGGATGGACGGGAATTGTTGGGAAAAATGGAAGTGGTAAATCCACGTTAGCAAAAATCATATGTGGTGAAATTGAAACAGCAAAGGGGATTGTCCTTGGGAACGAGTCTGTTACTTTTCTTTCGCAAGGTACAGAGATAACCAGTGATGGACTCCAAGAATTTTTATATGATGAGGACCAAGAATTTGGGTACTGGAAAAATCTCTTACAAGTTAAGTTCGAATCGATGGATCACTATTCGACTCTCAGCTTTGGTGAAAAAAGAAGATTGTTACTTGCAATGGTCTTATCAAAACAATCAGATGTTTTGGTTTTAGATGAACCCACGAATCATTTGGATTTTTACAGTGCCAAGATCATTCGGGAATCACTTTTGTTATACAAAGGAATTGGTATTCTCATTAGCCACGACAGAGACTTGTTAGATGGTGTCGTCAATTCATGTGTTTTCCTCGAAAAAAACTTTGTGAGCCAAAGGAATGGAAATTATTCTGCAGGGAAAATTGAGCTGGAACGTGAAAAAGGAGAGAGATTACATGATTGGGAAATTGTAAAACGGGAAAGAAAAAAACTCGATGCTGAATTAAAACGAAGGAGAGAGGTGGCTAAACTTTCCCACATCCACCGATCAAAAAAAGGTTTAGACCTCCATGACCACGATGCACGCCACAAAATCAATTTGGCTCGAGTGTCAGGGAAAGATGGCCAAGCAGGCCGACTCAAAAACCAAATTGAAACAAGAACCGAACATTCTAAAAAACGAGAAATAGAAATTGGGAAAACACTTCCCGAAAAGGAAACAATCGGGATCGATTGGTTGTCTACTCCATACAAAAAGAGTCACTTATGTTTGTTAGATGGTGGTAATTTGGATTTAGGATTTTTGCAATTGAGTTTAGAAAAAAATTTGGACATCCAATCTCATGATAGGATTTCCATCACAGGAAAAAACGGTGTTGGGAAATCAACCTTACTCCTATATCTGGCAAATCAATTGCAGAAAAAAGGGATAAGCACGTTTTACCTCCCACAAGAATTTTCGAATGAGGAGGTATTCCAATTGTACAACGAGTTCCAAAACCTCTCGGACATAAAAAGAGCAAAAGTTCTTTCGTCACTCCATCGTTTAGGCAGTGATCCCAAACGGTTTGCCGAGTCCGAGTCTTTGAGTCCAGGAGAATGTAAAAAACTGTATCTGTCTCTCCACCTAGAAGAGAGTTTTGAAGTGATGCTCTTAGACGAACCTACCAATCATTTGGATCTAAAATCGGTAGAAGCCTTAGAGGTATCACTCGGGCGTTTCCCAAAGGCTCTCCTTGTAGTGAGCCATGATCGGCGATTTGTGGAAACAGTGACAACGAGAGAGTGGGTATTGGAAAACTTCCGGCTCACTGAAAAACATCTAGACAGAATCTAA
- a CDS encoding peroxiredoxin produces the protein MPQVTSHAPDFKATAVIGDSFKEIKLSDYKGKWVVLFFYPLDFTFVCPTEIIEYDAKLEDFKKIGAEVLGVSVDSEFSHLAWKKTPKKEGGIGEIKYPLIADKTKEIAKSFGVLIESGPDAGVALRGTFIIDPQGVIRQATVNDLPVGRNIEEALRLIKAFQFVEKHGEVCPANWDEGKKTMKADPTGSKAYFASVN, from the coding sequence ATGCCACAAGTGACATCACATGCCCCTGATTTTAAAGCAACCGCAGTGATCGGGGACAGTTTCAAAGAAATCAAATTATCTGATTACAAAGGAAAATGGGTGGTACTCTTTTTCTATCCACTTGATTTTACATTTGTATGTCCTACAGAGATCATTGAATACGATGCAAAACTAGAAGATTTTAAAAAGATCGGAGCTGAAGTTTTAGGTGTATCTGTAGATAGCGAATTTTCACACTTAGCTTGGAAAAAAACGCCTAAAAAAGAAGGTGGTATTGGTGAGATTAAATACCCACTCATTGCAGACAAAACAAAAGAAATTGCAAAGTCTTTTGGTGTCCTCATTGAGTCAGGTCCAGATGCTGGGGTTGCGCTTCGCGGAACTTTCATCATCGACCCACAAGGTGTAATCCGCCAAGCAACTGTTAACGACCTTCCAGTAGGACGTAACATTGAAGAAGCACTCAGACTCATCAAAGCTTTCCAATTTGTGGAAAAACACGGTGAAGTTTGTCCTGCAAACTGGGATGAAGGGAAAAAAACGATGAAAGCGGATCCTACTGGATCAAAAGCTTACTTCGCTTCCGTCAATTAA